CTGAGCAGGGTAAATGCTCTTATACTGAAGGAGACCCAGAAATGAAAGTCCTTCTTGTAGCAGTGGTTGGCAATGGCAATTTTGGTGATGAGGCGATGTTCAAAGCTGTGTACAAAACATTGATCGATAGAAGGTATGAGATAACAGTTACGACTTATGAAGTAGAGAGGGCTAAGAAGAGATTCCAAGACATTCGCTTTATCAAACTTTCTGCTCTTTCTAAGAAAGAATACATCCAGGGGTTCCTGGGGAAGGATGTTCTGGACATAGATGTTTCCAATTTTGACAGTTTGTACGTTTCTGGGGGCGGGAATCTGAACAGTCTGTATCCTTCTCATGTGTTCAACGTCTATTTGATCGCTAAAAAGTTCAAGAAAAAAGGAAAATACGTTGAGTTTAGACCTCAAAGTGTTGGACCTTTCTTTGGAAGAAATAAAGCAGTGGTGGAGTTTCTGGTCAACAGGATTGTAAGAATACCGGATACATTCTACGTTCGAGAACTTCTTTCTTACGAGTACCTGAGAAGGAAACATCAGAAGATAAAACTGTCCAGAGACGACGCATGGGACATTCCGATAGACGAATCAGTAAAACTCACAAATGAAAAGTACGTTGGTTTGTGCATAAGACCATGGAAAGACGGTGAAATACTGGTGAGCTACATAAGAAACCTCACAATATATTTGCAAAAGCATGGATACGTTCCACTCTTCATACCGATCGCGTACGAAGGCAGCGAAAAATACATCGACAATTCTTTCTTGAAAGGAAAAGTGCCTGG
The Thermotoga sp. DNA segment above includes these coding regions:
- a CDS encoding polysaccharide pyruvyl transferase family protein, producing MKVLLVAVVGNGNFGDEAMFKAVYKTLIDRRYEITVTTYEVERAKKRFQDIRFIKLSALSKKEYIQGFLGKDVLDIDVSNFDSLYVSGGGNLNSLYPSHVFNVYLIAKKFKKKGKYVEFRPQSVGPFFGRNKAVVEFLVNRIVRIPDTFYVRELLSYEYLRRKHQKIKLSRDDAWDIPIDESVKLTNEKYVGLCIRPWKDGEILVSYIRNLTIYLQKHGYVPLFIPIAYEGSEKYIDNSFLKGKVPGIFLDDLVKIDTLTPEMIKGVIKKCCFTVGMSYHFSVFSLSTGVPSAAIYLDDYYKIKNLGLYKAFGNPELVFKVPEISSEQLIDRVMKTLKD